The following proteins are encoded in a genomic region of Archaeoglobaceae archaeon:
- the dnaG gene encoding DNA primase DnaG, which yields MTGDDAYMMKTSDTTKYLIYAEIVADGIVERPDVVGAIFGQTEGLLGGDLDLRELQKTGRIGRIEVKVESRGGKSYGEIKIPSSLDKVETAIIAAALETIERVGPCSAKIRVIRIEDVRASKRKKIVERSMEILRELFEEPEIESEKITELVRQAIRTDEIVEYGEEKLPAGPAIDESDAIIVVEGRADVLNLLKHGIKNVIAVEGTNIPKTIVELSKKKTVTAFLDGDRGGELILKELLQVADIDFIARAPEGKGVEDLTLKEILKALRNKIPVEQVHVLKKEQTIQKEEKVSSHESLKTHKEMVEGKLLARILDKNFNVIKEVPVRDLVKTLKTNNIKASVIVFDGIITQRLIDIAAKKDISYIVGAKLGSVVKLPTSIRIITFDQI from the coding sequence ATGACAGGAGATGATGCTTATATGATGAAAACCTCGGATACCACAAAATATCTAATTTATGCTGAAATAGTTGCTGATGGTATTGTTGAACGTCCTGATGTTGTTGGAGCGATATTTGGTCAGACAGAAGGACTTCTTGGTGGGGATCTTGATCTCAGAGAACTACAGAAAACGGGGAGGATAGGTAGAATTGAGGTAAAAGTGGAAAGCAGAGGGGGAAAAAGCTACGGTGAGATAAAGATCCCATCAAGCCTTGACAAGGTTGAAACTGCAATCATTGCTGCAGCGCTTGAAACAATTGAGAGAGTTGGTCCGTGTTCAGCGAAAATACGGGTAATTAGAATTGAAGATGTTCGAGCAAGCAAGAGAAAAAAAATAGTTGAAAGGTCAATGGAAATCCTCAGAGAACTATTTGAGGAGCCAGAAATCGAATCAGAAAAGATCACAGAACTTGTAAGGCAGGCAATAAGAACAGATGAGATCGTTGAATACGGAGAAGAGAAATTACCTGCAGGTCCAGCCATCGATGAATCGGATGCTATAATTGTTGTTGAGGGGCGTGCTGATGTGCTGAATTTACTTAAACATGGAATAAAGAACGTAATTGCTGTCGAAGGAACTAACATTCCAAAAACAATCGTGGAGCTGAGCAAAAAGAAGACTGTAACCGCATTTTTAGATGGCGATAGAGGTGGCGAGTTAATTCTCAAGGAACTGCTACAAGTGGCGGATATTGATTTTATAGCAAGGGCTCCTGAAGGAAAAGGAGTGGAGGATTTGACCTTAAAAGAGATTTTGAAAGCCCTGAGAAACAAAATACCAGTTGAGCAAGTTCATGTTTTGAAAAAAGAGCAAACAATACAGAAAGAAGAGAAAGTTTCATCACATGAAAGTCTTAAGACGCACAAGGAGATGGTTGAAGGAAAGTTGCTCGCAAGAATTCTCGACAAGAACTTCAACGTCATCAAGGAAGTCCCAGTGAGAGATCTGGTAAAAACTCTGAAAACAAACAACATAAAGGCATCTGTGATCGTTTTCGACGGAATAATTACTCAGAGGCTTATAGATATTGCCGCTAAGAAAGATATAAGTTACATCGTTGGAGCAAAGCTTGGAAGCGTGGTTAAGCTACCGACCTCGATAAGGATCATAACTTTTGATCAAATTTAA
- a CDS encoding acylphosphatase yields MRAVEIYVSGVVQGVGFRYYTTRVAKELGIKGFVKNLPDGRVYIYAVGEDRALEKFISHVHQGPPLAVVRDVVVKDAELKEFDRFEVRR; encoded by the coding sequence ATGAGAGCTGTAGAAATCTACGTAAGCGGTGTTGTCCAGGGTGTTGGGTTCAGATATTACACAACAAGAGTTGCAAAAGAACTCGGAATAAAAGGTTTTGTTAAAAATTTACCAGATGGGAGAGTTTACATTTACGCTGTTGGAGAAGACAGGGCGTTGGAAAAGTTCATTTCACATGTGCATCAGGGTCCACCACTTGCTGTGGTTAGAGACGTTGTCGTTAAGGATGCTGAATTGAAAGAGTTTGACAGATTTGAGGTGAGAAGATAA
- a CDS encoding Lrp/AsnC family transcriptional regulator has translation MVKIDEIDLNILKELQKDARKSLKEIAEKVGVAEGTVYNRINKMRNMGIIKKFIPILDYSSLGYDITAIIGITAEGGQIVEIEKEIAKEKSVTAVYDVTGDYDILIVAKFENREKLNEFVKKLLGMKSVKKTYTMLVLNVVKEAHMIEL, from the coding sequence ATGGTGAAAATTGACGAAATTGATCTAAATATTCTTAAAGAACTTCAAAAGGATGCAAGAAAAAGTCTCAAGGAAATAGCTGAAAAGGTCGGGGTTGCGGAAGGGACTGTTTACAACAGGATAAACAAAATGAGGAACATGGGGATAATAAAAAAGTTTATCCCGATTCTGGATTATTCCTCACTCGGATACGACATCACCGCCATTATCGGGATTACTGCAGAAGGGGGGCAAATTGTTGAAATTGAAAAAGAGATTGCAAAAGAAAAGAGTGTTACCGCTGTTTACGACGTAACAGGAGATTATGACATCCTGATCGTTGCAAAGTTTGAAAATAGAGAGAAGCTCAACGAATTTGTCAAAAAACTTTTGGGCATGAAGAGTGTCAAAAAAACATACACTATGCTCGTGTTGAATGTCGTGAAAGAAGCACACATGATCGAGCTTTGA
- the argJ gene encoding bifunctional ornithine acetyltransferase/N-acetylglutamate synthase, translating into MEITDIEGVFCNGIKEGKLGLGLAKFKGTIAGVFTSNKIKAAPVIVCQENISKGYARGLIVNSGNANAFTGEQGLKDAKEMCRIAGKLLGCEADEIAIASTGVIGRKLDIEWIRRKAPEVYGDLGNSKEHAEKFAKAIRTTDKFVKKAYSRVAKISAVAKGAGMISPNLATMLCFVFTSAKFESGELNEILRRAVKPLNRLTVDGDTSTNDTVLLIATGKEKIDRDLFEEELEKVFYSIAKQIAKDGEGATKIFEVVVKGADSEKSAEVAAKAIANSLLVKTAIFGCDPNWGRIIAALGYSGANVDEKITVAFENEEKRVLLVDYGKITGKEEEAREIMKGDFRIVVDLHKGNYEDYAIGCDLSYEYVKINSEYTT; encoded by the coding sequence ATGGAAATCACAGACATCGAGGGTGTTTTTTGTAATGGGATTAAAGAAGGAAAGCTCGGTTTGGGGCTTGCAAAGTTCAAAGGCACAATAGCAGGCGTATTTACATCAAACAAGATAAAAGCAGCTCCTGTGATTGTCTGCCAAGAAAACATAAGCAAGGGGTATGCCAGGGGACTGATCGTTAACAGTGGAAACGCAAACGCATTCACAGGTGAACAGGGGTTGAAGGACGCAAAAGAAATGTGTAGGATTGCAGGAAAGCTTTTGGGGTGTGAAGCAGATGAGATTGCAATCGCATCCACAGGAGTCATTGGTAGAAAGCTGGATATCGAATGGATAAGAAGAAAGGCTCCGGAGGTTTACGGGGATTTGGGAAATAGCAAAGAACATGCAGAAAAATTCGCCAAGGCTATAAGGACTACTGATAAGTTTGTAAAGAAGGCCTACTCGAGGGTTGCTAAAATTTCAGCGGTGGCAAAAGGTGCGGGAATGATCTCTCCTAATCTTGCTACGATGCTCTGTTTCGTATTTACTTCTGCAAAATTTGAGAGCGGAGAACTAAATGAAATTCTTCGGAGAGCAGTAAAACCACTGAATCGGCTTACAGTCGATGGTGACACTTCTACCAATGACACAGTTCTCCTGATTGCTACCGGTAAGGAAAAAATTGATCGTGATTTATTTGAAGAAGAACTCGAGAAAGTCTTTTACAGCATCGCAAAGCAAATTGCAAAAGATGGCGAAGGTGCAACAAAGATTTTTGAAGTAGTAGTGAAAGGTGCGGATAGCGAAAAGTCTGCAGAGGTTGCAGCAAAAGCGATTGCTAATTCGCTGTTGGTAAAGACAGCCATATTTGGCTGTGATCCAAATTGGGGGAGAATAATTGCTGCTCTTGGTTATAGTGGTGCCAATGTGGATGAGAAGATAACAGTAGCTTTTGAAAACGAAGAGAAAAGAGTTTTACTTGTGGATTACGGAAAAATCACGGGAAAGGAAGAGGAAGCAAGAGAAATTATGAAGGGCGATTTCAGAATAGTGGTTGACCTTCATAAAGGAAATTACGAGGATTATGCAATTGGTTGCGATTTGAGCTATGAATATGTTAAAATAAACTCGGAATACACGACTTAA
- a CDS encoding PAS domain S-box protein, with product MFKIDFETINDLLEKSMSGIVVVDRDLRILYVNDIFAQMCNYSKEELLNTSILNLVYEEDLERAKDFARRAFNGEWVFDEIRYKTKHGEVRWATGFIRPFEKDGEIYGAGSYVDITWVKELQKILEESERFYRELIEGSEAPMYIVQNGKFVFLNKKCSELTGYTREELLNMNPFDLVHPEDREMVLRRYLEREQGLRQVDTYSFRIVGKNRTGWFTMVARRIMYNGEPAVYVTGFESTEIFLLYEELKKRNEILKDLVNKLKENIDAMATLVDRIRNPLAGLLGYVECFGNEEIRRKITEQVYRIDEIVSKIDQEWVKSEETVRKLKELENQSSIFGNVKQ from the coding sequence ATGTTCAAAATCGACTTCGAAACTATCAATGATTTACTCGAGAAAAGCATGAGTGGGATCGTAGTTGTGGATCGGGATCTGAGAATTCTTTACGTTAATGATATATTTGCTCAGATGTGCAATTATTCGAAAGAAGAACTTTTAAACACCAGCATTTTAAACTTGGTATACGAAGAAGATCTCGAAAGAGCCAAGGATTTTGCGAGAAGAGCCTTTAATGGTGAATGGGTTTTTGATGAGATTCGATATAAAACAAAGCATGGAGAAGTTAGATGGGCCACAGGTTTTATTAGACCATTTGAAAAGGATGGAGAAATTTATGGTGCTGGGAGTTATGTTGACATTACCTGGGTAAAAGAGCTCCAGAAAATCCTTGAAGAAAGTGAAAGATTTTATCGTGAGTTAATTGAGGGCTCAGAAGCGCCAATGTATATAGTCCAGAACGGGAAGTTTGTTTTTCTCAACAAGAAGTGTTCGGAGCTCACGGGCTATACTCGGGAGGAACTGCTAAACATGAATCCTTTTGACTTGGTCCATCCTGAAGACAGAGAAATGGTTCTGAGGAGGTATTTAGAAAGAGAGCAGGGTTTAAGACAAGTCGATACTTACAGTTTTAGAATTGTAGGCAAAAACAGAACTGGATGGTTCACAATGGTTGCGAGGAGGATCATGTATAACGGAGAACCTGCTGTTTACGTCACAGGATTCGAGTCCACGGAGATTTTTTTACTCTATGAAGAGCTCAAAAAGAGAAATGAAATTCTTAAAGACCTTGTAAATAAATTAAAGGAGAACATCGATGCAATGGCGACTCTTGTCGATCGTATAAGGAATCCCTTAGCAGGATTGCTTGGTTATGTGGAGTGTTTTGGGAACGAGGAAATCAGGAGGAAAATAACGGAACAAGTTTACAGGATAGACGAGATAGTGTCAAAAATCGATCAAGAATGGGTTAAATCAGAAGAAACTGTAAGGAAGTTAAAAGAGCTTGAAAATCAGAGTTCGATTTTTGGTAATGTTAAACAATAG
- a CDS encoding DNA-directed DNA polymerase has translation MVEGWLIDAEYVTIDDRAVLRLWCKDRETFVAYDKNFKPYFYVLDIDEETIAKAMISTKKELIVPESYEKTKIKSFGKEIPAFIVYAKHPQHVPKLREFFSKFGDVREADIPFAYRYLIDKDLACLDGIRIEGREIEGKLRSYEIEKVERVSKEIPELKILAFDCEMLSTFGMPDPEKDPIIVISVKWSNEKEEILCGDERSIIRDFVRLIKEVDPDVIVGYNQDAFDWPYLKKRAEKLKIPLDIGRDGSSITFKGGRPKIAGRLNVDLYDIALRITDVKIKKLENIAEFLGTKVDIEDIEAKDINKYWQCDREKVFAHARRDVIHTFMIAKELLPMHYELARLIRLPLDDVARMGRGKQVDWLLLSEARKLGEIAPNAREAPLESYEGAFVIEPERGLHENVAELDFASMYPSIMIAYNVSPDTLTAEGDCFVAPEVGYKFRKQPDGFFKRILKMLIERRREIKKQMKEIEESTPEYKLLDIKQQTLKILTNSFYGYMGWAGARWYCRECAEATTAWGRHFIKTSAKIAQDLGFKVLYGDTDSIFVSKPGLGMNELKTEVEKLISEISKKLPVQIELDELFKTIFFVEKKRYAGITADGKILVRGLEVRRGDWCELAKNAQRGVIEIILKEKDPEKAMNYIRDIINSIRSGKVKLEDVVIYKGLTKKPSKYEAVQAHVKAAKKAEEIGIFYPVGSKVGFVIVKGAGNVGDRAYPIDMIEHFDGENLKVRLKSGEEVKKLDKDYYIEHQIIPAVLRILERFGFSEARIKGSSQTSLEAFF, from the coding sequence GTGGTAGAGGGCTGGCTTATAGATGCGGAATATGTTACGATCGATGATAGAGCAGTTCTAAGGCTTTGGTGTAAGGATAGGGAGACGTTTGTAGCTTATGACAAGAACTTCAAACCTTACTTTTACGTTTTGGATATTGATGAGGAAACAATCGCGAAGGCCATGATTAGCACGAAAAAGGAATTAATTGTCCCTGAATCATATGAAAAGACCAAGATTAAATCTTTTGGCAAAGAAATCCCCGCTTTCATCGTTTATGCAAAACATCCCCAGCACGTTCCAAAGTTAAGAGAATTCTTTTCAAAATTTGGCGACGTCAGAGAAGCGGACATACCATTTGCCTATCGTTATCTTATTGACAAAGATCTTGCCTGTCTTGATGGAATAAGAATTGAGGGAAGAGAGATCGAGGGAAAGCTGAGAAGCTATGAAATTGAGAAAGTGGAGAGGGTGAGCAAAGAAATTCCTGAACTCAAGATTTTAGCCTTCGATTGCGAGATGCTTTCTACTTTTGGCATGCCGGATCCAGAAAAAGACCCAATAATAGTCATTTCGGTTAAATGGAGCAATGAAAAGGAGGAAATACTCTGCGGAGACGAGAGAAGTATAATTCGGGATTTTGTGCGTTTAATAAAAGAAGTGGATCCAGATGTAATCGTTGGCTATAATCAGGATGCATTTGACTGGCCTTACCTAAAAAAGAGAGCTGAAAAGCTAAAAATTCCACTTGACATCGGAAGAGATGGGTCTTCGATTACATTTAAGGGCGGTAGACCAAAAATTGCAGGCAGGCTAAATGTTGATCTCTACGACATTGCCCTAAGGATTACAGATGTGAAGATAAAGAAGCTCGAAAATATTGCAGAATTCCTAGGAACAAAGGTAGACATAGAGGACATAGAAGCCAAGGACATAAACAAGTATTGGCAGTGCGATAGAGAAAAGGTGTTTGCTCACGCGAGAAGAGACGTGATTCATACCTTTATGATTGCAAAAGAGTTACTACCGATGCACTACGAGCTTGCAAGACTGATTAGGCTACCCCTTGACGACGTTGCGAGGATGGGGAGAGGAAAACAGGTTGACTGGCTTTTGCTGAGCGAAGCGAGAAAGCTTGGCGAGATAGCACCAAATGCGAGAGAAGCTCCACTTGAAAGCTACGAGGGAGCCTTTGTAATTGAGCCAGAAAGGGGATTGCATGAAAACGTTGCTGAGCTAGACTTTGCAAGCATGTATCCTTCGATCATGATCGCCTACAATGTCAGCCCGGACACATTGACCGCAGAGGGTGACTGTTTTGTTGCCCCGGAAGTGGGCTACAAGTTTAGAAAACAACCTGACGGATTTTTCAAGAGAATTCTGAAGATGCTAATCGAAAGGAGAAGGGAGATAAAGAAACAAATGAAAGAGATCGAAGAAAGTACTCCAGAATACAAACTGCTCGATATAAAACAGCAAACCCTTAAGATTCTTACTAATTCATTTTATGGCTACATGGGTTGGGCTGGTGCGAGATGGTATTGCAGAGAGTGTGCTGAAGCCACTACTGCTTGGGGTAGACATTTTATAAAGACTTCTGCCAAAATAGCTCAGGATCTTGGATTCAAAGTCTTGTATGGGGACACCGATAGTATATTTGTCTCAAAGCCCGGGCTGGGGATGAATGAACTCAAAACAGAGGTTGAAAAACTAATCTCTGAGATATCAAAGAAACTTCCAGTTCAGATTGAACTTGATGAACTTTTTAAGACCATTTTCTTCGTAGAAAAGAAGAGATACGCCGGGATAACCGCGGATGGCAAGATACTTGTGCGTGGACTTGAAGTGAGACGTGGAGACTGGTGTGAACTTGCAAAGAATGCCCAAAGGGGGGTTATTGAGATAATATTAAAGGAGAAAGATCCAGAAAAGGCTATGAACTACATTAGGGACATCATAAACTCGATCCGAAGTGGAAAGGTAAAGCTTGAGGATGTTGTGATATACAAGGGACTGACAAAAAAGCCTTCAAAATACGAGGCGGTGCAGGCTCATGTAAAGGCGGCAAAAAAAGCTGAAGAAATAGGGATCTTTTATCCAGTCGGATCAAAAGTGGGCTTCGTAATCGTAAAGGGTGCTGGAAACGTTGGTGATCGTGCATATCCAATTGACATGATCGAGCACTTTGATGGTGAAAATCTGAAAGTAAGGCTTAAGAGCGGAGAAGAGGTAAAGAAGCTCGATAAAGATTACTATATTGAACATCAAATCATCCCTGCTGTACTCAGAATTCTTGAGCGTTTTGGTTTTTCGGAGGCAAGAATAAAAGGATCGTCGCAGACGAGCCTCGAGGCTTTCTTTTAA
- a CDS encoding response regulator codes for MRSVMIVDDETAMREILKIMLKDYKVIEASNGKEAVELYKKEKPDLVLMDIMMPVMSGIDAVKEIKKINPNAKIIAVTAYASSKGEKAIEAGVDRILKKPFTRKEILSIIEETLK; via the coding sequence ATGAGAAGTGTAATGATTGTGGACGATGAAACTGCTATGCGAGAAATTCTCAAGATCATGCTAAAGGATTACAAAGTCATTGAAGCTTCAAATGGTAAAGAAGCGGTGGAACTTTACAAAAAAGAAAAGCCAGATTTGGTTCTCATGGACATCATGATGCCGGTTATGAGCGGGATAGATGCGGTAAAGGAGATAAAGAAAATAAATCCAAATGCCAAGATCATAGCTGTTACCGCATACGCTAGCTCAAAGGGAGAAAAAGCAATAGAAGCGGGAGTTGATAGAATCCTAAAAAAGCCGTTTACGAGAAAGGAAATACTCAGCATCATAGAAGAGACACTTAAATAG
- a CDS encoding DEAD/DEAH box helicase, with product MPEIDPRLEKALKAVGIEELTELQKKTFEVVISGKNTLVIAPTGSGKTEAVMVPIFQKLIQNKNPGICVLYITPLRALNRDMLRRMRKIAEILNISIDVRHGDTKESERVRQSRKPPEILITTPETFQILFLGAKLRNALKNVRFVVIDEVHELIDSERGVQLFVGIERLREIARFQLVALSATISDPERIAEIMGGAEIVAGDLDKEYEIRILCSDDELSLIKDLVDKHNSTLIFVNTRQTAEVIGVHLKKMINAEVHHGSLSREARISAEEDFASGKLKALVCTSSMELGIDIGHVDAVIQYSSPRQAVRLIQRIGRSGHGLGRKSVGYIVANTFDDVLESIAIILRANSGLLEDLELHENSLDVLANQICAIAIEYGRIDVKKAYEIIKRTYFYRNLSFDEFCEICEYLSNIWRIFYDGNEISARRRTRKYFYDNISMIMDEKSYRVVDITTGRTIGVLDESFLSDFSGEVFAMKGELWRVLSVEDVVKVEPAVVEGEVPSWVGEEIPVPFEVAQLVGKLREDIAKGRLGFEKLKEFVNEEGAKKVLNKIEEHKKGFEVPTHNHVVIDGTGRDTVINVCFGHKANEAIGRILALLLSLKKGTNVSVEFDPYRIKLSPARPEEVKEVITSIDPENVASLAERAIIDTRLMQWKIVKSAGKFGLFDKDEDLSRINLRMLVVKLRGTPVYREALREIFLEKLDLDKAKMFFEKFGKEITFSVYDKFTPISLEGRDKIPDILISKPSEAILKAFMERLKGEICRIHCVNCGAIYREIARNLTLRCLKCGSSMIAVFSDKKNYEPNREELFNVANLVMNYGMKGVYAMLTYGVGFETAKKVLSGYYATEEDFFKALLEAEKRYVRTRKFWD from the coding sequence ATGCCTGAAATTGATCCAAGACTGGAAAAAGCCCTGAAGGCTGTTGGAATAGAAGAACTGACTGAATTGCAGAAAAAAACCTTTGAAGTAGTTATTTCTGGAAAAAATACGCTCGTAATAGCTCCTACAGGTAGCGGAAAAACCGAGGCGGTGATGGTCCCAATTTTTCAGAAACTAATACAAAATAAGAATCCTGGAATTTGTGTTCTCTATATAACCCCGCTAAGAGCTCTAAATAGAGACATGCTCAGAAGAATGAGGAAAATCGCCGAGATTTTGAATATAAGCATTGATGTACGGCATGGAGATACAAAAGAGAGTGAAAGAGTTAGGCAAAGCAGAAAACCGCCTGAAATACTTATAACTACCCCAGAAACTTTTCAGATTCTATTTTTGGGAGCAAAGCTAAGAAATGCACTGAAAAATGTCCGATTTGTGGTGATAGATGAAGTTCATGAACTGATCGATAGCGAAAGAGGGGTTCAGTTGTTTGTGGGTATTGAAAGGTTACGGGAGATTGCGAGATTTCAACTAGTAGCCCTTTCTGCTACTATTAGCGATCCGGAAAGAATTGCAGAGATAATGGGTGGAGCCGAGATCGTAGCTGGAGATCTCGATAAGGAGTATGAAATAAGAATTCTGTGCTCTGATGACGAGCTATCCCTTATAAAAGATCTGGTAGACAAACACAACTCTACTCTAATTTTTGTAAACACAAGACAAACGGCAGAAGTCATAGGAGTCCATCTCAAAAAGATGATAAATGCGGAAGTTCATCATGGTAGTCTTTCAAGAGAGGCAAGGATATCGGCAGAGGAAGATTTCGCAAGTGGAAAGCTAAAAGCCTTGGTTTGCACATCTTCAATGGAGCTTGGAATTGATATAGGACACGTTGACGCGGTAATCCAGTATAGTAGTCCAAGACAGGCTGTAAGACTAATCCAGAGGATAGGAAGGAGTGGGCATGGGCTTGGAAGAAAATCGGTTGGGTATATTGTCGCGAATACATTTGATGATGTTCTTGAATCAATTGCAATCATTTTAAGGGCAAATTCTGGGCTTTTGGAGGATTTAGAGTTGCATGAGAACAGTCTGGATGTGCTCGCGAATCAAATATGCGCGATTGCCATCGAATATGGGAGGATTGATGTAAAAAAAGCTTATGAGATTATTAAAAGGACTTACTTTTATAGAAACCTGAGTTTTGATGAATTTTGCGAAATTTGCGAGTATCTTAGTAATATTTGGCGGATTTTTTACGATGGAAACGAAATTTCGGCAAGAAGAAGGACGAGGAAGTATTTTTATGACAATATTTCAATGATAATGGACGAAAAGAGTTACAGAGTGGTGGACATAACTACTGGGAGAACCATTGGTGTTCTTGACGAAAGCTTTCTTTCTGACTTCAGTGGAGAAGTATTTGCAATGAAGGGGGAACTTTGGAGAGTTTTAAGTGTGGAAGACGTTGTTAAGGTTGAACCGGCTGTTGTTGAAGGAGAAGTCCCTTCATGGGTGGGTGAAGAGATTCCTGTGCCTTTCGAAGTTGCACAGCTCGTAGGGAAGTTAAGAGAAGATATAGCAAAGGGAAGACTTGGATTTGAGAAATTAAAGGAGTTTGTAAATGAAGAAGGAGCAAAGAAGGTTTTAAATAAAATAGAAGAGCATAAAAAAGGTTTTGAAGTTCCAACTCACAACCACGTAGTCATAGATGGCACTGGCAGGGATACTGTTATTAATGTATGTTTTGGACATAAGGCAAATGAGGCGATAGGCAGAATTCTTGCGCTTTTACTCTCCTTGAAGAAGGGAACAAATGTTTCGGTGGAATTTGACCCCTACAGGATAAAGTTATCCCCTGCAAGACCTGAAGAAGTTAAGGAAGTAATAACGAGCATAGATCCAGAGAACGTTGCAAGTCTAGCAGAGAGAGCGATCATAGATACAAGACTTATGCAGTGGAAGATTGTCAAATCTGCAGGAAAATTTGGGCTCTTTGACAAGGATGAGGATCTAAGCAGGATAAATTTGAGAATGCTGGTTGTTAAGCTAAGGGGAACCCCTGTGTACAGAGAGGCACTCAGGGAGATATTTTTGGAGAAATTGGATTTAGATAAAGCTAAGATGTTCTTTGAAAAATTTGGAAAGGAAATAACTTTTAGTGTGTATGATAAATTTACTCCTATAAGCCTTGAAGGTAGGGACAAGATTCCTGATATATTGATATCGAAGCCAAGCGAGGCAATCTTGAAAGCATTTATGGAAAGACTTAAAGGAGAGATTTGCAGAATACACTGCGTTAATTGTGGTGCAATATATCGCGAGATTGCGAGAAATTTAACCCTTAGATGTTTAAAATGCGGAAGCAGTATGATTGCGGTTTTCAGCGATAAAAAGAACTACGAGCCAAATAGAGAGGAGTTGTTTAACGTTGCAAATCTTGTAATGAACTATGGCATGAAAGGTGTTTACGCCATGCTTACTTATGGGGTTGGTTTTGAAACCGCCAAGAAAGTGCTTTCCGGATACTATGCCACTGAAGAAGACTTTTTTAAAGCTCTGCTTGAAGCAGAAAAGAGATACGTGAGAACAAGAAAATTTTGGGATTAG
- the pgk gene encoding phosphoglycerate kinase has product MTELPTLDDIDGKQKSILLRVDINAPIVNSTILDTTRFESHLPTIRELEDREIVILAHQSRPGRRDFTTLEEHAKVLSKLLGREVEYLDEIFSKRVLERIKNMKSGDILLLENVRFYSEEQLDRTAEEHANCLMVKRLKDCFDAFVNDAFSAFHRSHASLVGFIPVLPTYIGRLAEKEINALSKGLRKGDKIAFVLGGAKIKDPIRVMKNVLENGIAEKVFLTGVVANYFLYLSGKEIGEENLKIIEENKENVKDEEAKKLLEKHKDKIMLPIDFGVEISGVREDLSIEEFKGRGIIKDIGVETMSEFSKMIPEFDTVVINGTAGVYEDSKFSIGTYEILKAVSKAKFSIVGGGHSASAVNMFGLSDKVSHVSIAGGACVRFLSGEKLPVIEKIKEYWGKGSKSS; this is encoded by the coding sequence ATGACTGAACTTCCGACGCTTGACGATATAGATGGTAAACAGAAATCCATTCTTTTGAGAGTGGATATAAACGCTCCCATCGTTAACTCAACGATTTTGGATACTACAAGGTTTGAAAGTCATCTTCCAACAATTCGAGAGCTTGAAGATAGAGAGATCGTGATCTTAGCTCATCAAAGCAGGCCCGGAAGAAGAGACTTCACCACCCTTGAAGAACACGCAAAGGTTTTGTCCAAGCTTCTTGGCAGAGAAGTAGAGTATTTAGATGAAATATTCAGCAAAAGAGTTCTTGAGAGAATAAAGAACATGAAAAGCGGAGACATCTTACTACTTGAGAACGTAAGGTTCTATTCCGAAGAACAGCTTGACAGAACTGCAGAAGAACATGCAAATTGTCTGATGGTAAAGAGGTTAAAAGATTGCTTTGATGCGTTCGTAAACGATGCTTTTTCTGCATTTCACCGAAGTCATGCCTCTCTTGTAGGTTTTATCCCTGTTCTTCCGACTTATATTGGCAGATTGGCAGAAAAAGAGATAAATGCACTAAGCAAGGGACTAAGAAAAGGTGACAAAATCGCTTTTGTTCTTGGGGGGGCAAAAATAAAGGACCCTATAAGAGTCATGAAAAACGTTCTGGAAAATGGAATTGCAGAAAAGGTTTTCCTAACAGGGGTTGTTGCAAATTATTTCCTTTATTTATCCGGAAAAGAAATTGGCGAAGAGAATCTGAAGATAATAGAGGAAAACAAAGAAAACGTGAAAGATGAGGAGGCTAAAAAACTTCTTGAAAAGCACAAAGACAAAATCATGCTACCAATTGACTTTGGTGTGGAAATCTCAGGAGTTAGAGAAGATCTGTCGATCGAGGAGTTTAAGGGGAGAGGCATTATAAAGGATATCGGGGTGGAAACGATGAGCGAGTTTTCCAAGATGATCCCCGAGTTCGACACAGTTGTGATCAACGGGACTGCTGGAGTTTATGAGGACTCAAAATTCTCAATTGGAACATATGAAATCCTGAAGGCAGTATCCAAGGCAAAATTCTCCATAGTGGGCGGTGGTCACAGTGCTTCAGCCGTTAATATGTTCGGACTATCCGATAAAGTCAGTCACGTCTCAATAGCAGGAGGAGCTTGCGTAAGATTCCTAAGCGGTGAAAAATTGCCAGTGATAGAAAAAATAAAAGAATACTGGGGAAAGGGAAGTAAATCGTCCTGA